GAGATGACTATTGGCACTGCGCTATTGCAATCAACGTGGATTAGGGTCTTTCATACTTATTATGGGGGGTACCTTGACCAAAAGGAAACAACCTTTCTCGACGAGAAATGCAAGACAACGTTCACATCCGTGAATCGATGGGCTGAATATCAAATATTGGACTCTTCAGACCAGGACAGCGGAGAACTGCGCCTGGCGATCAAAACCAGAAGAATTTTGACAGTCACAAATGAAAATGCTCCACCGGAAATGATCGGAATTCCAAAGGTTAACTGCAATATTGAAATGGCAGAAGACCTAAGGAAGGAAGAGTGTAAAGCATATTTTTCGGTCAGACGCTATGTGACTTTAAGGCTTACCGCCGAAGGTTTGCGCACATTCAAAGATATTGATAGTGCAGGCACTACCGAGGAGACGCGAAGTATTGAGCTTGCACCATTCACATTAGGTATACTCGATCCAATAGACTAAAAGTTCGTTTATAGCCCGATCTACTCCTTTCGATCGCAGAGCATCTGGACTATGCAAGCAGGCCATGGGCGAAAACCTTAGCATTATGGTAAGGTGTCCAGACATTAACCTTCCTGCTGTGGGAAGGTAGCATCATCCTCCCTCACCATCCTCTTTTTGCCCGGAAAAGCGCCGAATATCCATCAAAATTCCGTAGCAATTCAAGAGGCATACAGACTAACAAAATTTTTTTAAGATTTTTCCTTGACCTTCCCACGGTAGGAAGGCCGATGGTTGAGTTGTGGTTGATGAATGAGCCACCAGAAAGGAAACAACATATGTACGAATTCAAAGTTCAAGGTATGACCTGCGGAAGTTGCGCCAATACGATTACCTACGCACTGCGTAGCATCGATCCCAAAGTGAAGGTATCGGCGGACATTAAAACTCAAACTCTCAGGGTCGAGAGCAGTCAGGATCAGGCCGCGCTTTCAAGTCTCATCGAAGAGGCTGGCTATGCGGTCAAGTCCGTAACCAGCATTTAACGCAAATCAGGTGGAGGCCCCAGGAGGAGCCTCCTCATAACACGGGGAAGAGGAGGATATCATGCAAATGAAAGTCAAAGCTCAATTCGAAACCGAAGAGGATATCAAAATCAAAGGCATGACCTGCGCCTCGTGCGTCTTTCGTATTGAAAAGGCCGTGCAGAAAGTCGAAGGCGTGGACAGCATCGCTGTGAACCTTGCCAATGAAACCGCCCGGGTTAGACTTTCCGATCAGGCTGCTCTGCCGAAGGTTAGGGAAGCCATTGAGAAGGCAGGCTATGAAGTGGACACCAGCGAAATCGAGCTGTCAGTTGAAGGCATGACCTGCGCCTCCTGTGTTCGCCGCATTGAAAAGGCTCTTGCAAAGGTCCCAGGGGTACAGGGCGCCACAGTCAATCTCGCAACTGAGCGGGCAAAAGTTTCTTTCACTTCGGGCAAGGTCTCATCTGAAGACCTCATCCAGGCCGTTGAAAAAGCGGGCTATAAGGCAAACCTTATCAAGAAAGACCAGCCCCGCGGCAGTGAGGGAGAGAAGAAGGCAAGGCTCCTGAAGAAGGAACGCCTCCATTTGGCGATTGGAGCTCTCCTCTCGGCGCCGCTCGTCCTTCCCATGCTTTTGGAACCTCTTGGCATTCACTGGATGCCCTCAGGATGGATTCAGCTCCTCCTCACGATTCCCATCCAGTTCTGGCTGGGCGCTCGCTTTTATAGAGCGGCCTGGAAGGCAGTCAAAGCCCGATCAGGCAACATGGATCTTCTCGTTTCACTGGGCACGACAGCTGCGTTCGGGCTGAGCCTTTATCATCTCTTTCTTTACGGGGAACACGCAGGACATAACGGCAATGGCCACCTCTATTTCGAAGGAGCAGCGGTTATCATTGTTCTTGTCCTTTTCGGAAAATACCTTGAGTCGCGCGCCAAACAGCAAACTTCAGAGGCGATCAAGGCCCTTGAGGCGTTAAGACCCGACAAGGCCCGGGTTCGGAGAAATGGTCGGGAGGTCGAGGTTTCCATCAATGATGTGGCGCTTGATGATCTGGTCATTATCCGGCCAGGGGAAAAGGTTCCCGTCGATGGCGTCATTGCTGAGGGCCTGAGTCAGCTGGATGAGTCTCTTATCACCGGGGAAAGTGTTCCTATTGCCAAGGGCCCAGGGGAAAAGGTTACCGGCGGATCAATTAATACCGACGGCCTTCTGGTCGTCAAGACCACGGCACTGGGAGCGGAAACAACCCTTGCCCGAATCATCCGTCTGGTTGAAAGCGCCCAAACGGCAAAGGCTCCCATACAAAGACTTGTGGATAAGGTGAGTTCCATTTTTGTGCCGGTGGTGCTCCTGTTGGCAACACTCACGGTGCTTGGCTGGTATCTCTATTCAGGAAATATTGAGACAGCTTTGATCTATGGAGTTGCTGTTCTCGTTATCGCCTGTCCTTGTGCCCTTGGTTTGGCAACCCCGACCTCCATCATGGTGGGCACAGGCATTGCTGCAAAAGCCGGGATTCTTATTAAGGATGCCGAAACTCTGGAAATCGCACATTCGGTCACAACGGTGGCCTTTGACAAGACTGGAACTTTAACCGAGGGGAAACCTCAAATTGCTGAACTTTTTCCCTACAACATGCCGCGGCAGGACCTGCTCCGGATTACGGCATCCGTGCAGTCCGGAAGTGAACACCCACTGGCAAAATCCGTTGTGGAAAAGGCTCATGAGGAAGGTCTTCTGTATGAGCCGGCCAGGGACGTGAAGGCCATTGCAGGAAAAGGTTTGGAAGGGCGTGTCGGTCATCAGACCATTCTGGTTGGCACAAAACGTCTCATGCTTGAACATGGGGTTGACAGCGATGGCCTTTCCTTGAAAGCCAGGGAGTTCGAACTGCAGGGACACACAGTTTCCTTTATCGCCGACAAACAGTCGAAAACGCTCATGGGAATATTAGCTTTCAGTGACAGGGTTAAGAGCACGGCTTTCGAAACCATTCAGGAGCTTCACGCTCTTGGTATCAAAACGGTTATGATCACAGGCGATAATCAGGGTAGCGCAGACCTTGCTGCAAGAGCACTTGGCATTAAGGAAATCCGCGCTCAGGTGTTGCCGGAGGATAAGTCCCGCATCATTGAAGAACTGAAGGCTCGCGGAGAGATCGTGGCCATGGTCGGTGATGGCATCAACGATGCTCCAGCCCTGGCCGCCGCCCATGTAGGTATCGCCATGGCAACCGGTACGGATGTTGCGATGCACACCGCAGGCATCACGCTTATGCGGGGCAATCCCCTCCTGATTCCGGATGCCTTGGATATTTCGAGAAGGACCTATCGCAAGATCAAACAGAATCTATTCTGGGCTTTCATTTACAACGTCATTGGCATCCCGCTGGCCGCATTGGGTCTCCTTAATCCGGTCATAGCCGGTGCCGCCATGGCCTTCAGCAGCGTCAGCGTTGTTACAAATGCGCTACTGCTCAAAGGCTGGCGTCCGGCCAGCCGTTCACCTTCACTTCGGAGAAAAGCAGGAGTCAGCCATGAGCTATAAGGCAAGCATCCTTTCCATTGACAAGGATATCAGCGTGAATGAAGAGGAAACCCTTTTGGATGCCGCCTTGAGGCAGGGAGTGGATTACCCCCACTCTTGCAAAAATGGTCGGTGCGGAGCCTGTAAATCCCGCCTGCTTTCCGGAGAGGTGGAGCATCTCACCCATCTGCGGTTTACGCTGACCGAGCAGGAGAAAGCGGATGGCTTCATTCTTGCCTGCCGGGCAGTACCGAAATCAGCCGCGGTTTCGCATGAAGGGGCAGGTATTGGAAAAGTCATGGCTTACCCATGATACCGTGCGGCTGATTGTAGTGCTTCCGGAGAATGTGCGCTTTCACCCCGGGCAGTATGCTCTCCTTCGGATAAACGATTTCGGGGAACGCAGCTACTCGATGGCAAATCGAGCCAATGGCAGGACGCTGGAATTTTTCGTCAGGCAGGTTCCTGATGGGCGTGTCTCGGGTTTTATTGCAAA
This region of Oligoflexus sp. genomic DNA includes:
- a CDS encoding heavy-metal-associated domain-containing protein; the protein is MYEFKVQGMTCGSCANTITYALRSIDPKVKVSADIKTQTLRVESSQDQAALSSLIEEAGYAVKSVTSI
- a CDS encoding heavy metal translocating P-type ATPase gives rise to the protein MKVKAQFETEEDIKIKGMTCASCVFRIEKAVQKVEGVDSIAVNLANETARVRLSDQAALPKVREAIEKAGYEVDTSEIELSVEGMTCASCVRRIEKALAKVPGVQGATVNLATERAKVSFTSGKVSSEDLIQAVEKAGYKANLIKKDQPRGSEGEKKARLLKKERLHLAIGALLSAPLVLPMLLEPLGIHWMPSGWIQLLLTIPIQFWLGARFYRAAWKAVKARSGNMDLLVSLGTTAAFGLSLYHLFLYGEHAGHNGNGHLYFEGAAVIIVLVLFGKYLESRAKQQTSEAIKALEALRPDKARVRRNGREVEVSINDVALDDLVIIRPGEKVPVDGVIAEGLSQLDESLITGESVPIAKGPGEKVTGGSINTDGLLVVKTTALGAETTLARIIRLVESAQTAKAPIQRLVDKVSSIFVPVVLLLATLTVLGWYLYSGNIETALIYGVAVLVIACPCALGLATPTSIMVGTGIAAKAGILIKDAETLEIAHSVTTVAFDKTGTLTEGKPQIAELFPYNMPRQDLLRITASVQSGSEHPLAKSVVEKAHEEGLLYEPARDVKAIAGKGLEGRVGHQTILVGTKRLMLEHGVDSDGLSLKAREFELQGHTVSFIADKQSKTLMGILAFSDRVKSTAFETIQELHALGIKTVMITGDNQGSADLAARALGIKEIRAQVLPEDKSRIIEELKARGEIVAMVGDGINDAPALAAAHVGIAMATGTDVAMHTAGITLMRGNPLLIPDALDISRRTYRKIKQNLFWAFIYNVIGIPLAALGLLNPVIAGAAMAFSSVSVVTNALLLKGWRPASRSPSLRRKAGVSHEL
- a CDS encoding 2Fe-2S iron-sulfur cluster-binding protein; translated protein: MSYKASILSIDKDISVNEEETLLDAALRQGVDYPHSCKNGRCGACKSRLLSGEVEHLTHLRFTLTEQEKADGFILACRAVPKSAAVSHEGAGIGKVMAYP